A part of Prolixibacteraceae bacterium genomic DNA contains:
- a CDS encoding sigma-70 family RNA polymerase sigma factor translates to MAKEDVIKQQLKVPTQKKYAFQMLVQLYQERLYYFARKMVVTHDDANDVLQDSFLKAWKAIDRYRGDASLYTWLYRIVINESISLIEKRKREVKMFNQESIDYRVAHIKTDPYFNGSEIERKLHEAVLKLPEKQQMVFNMKYFDELKYEQISEILETSVGALKASYFHAKKKVEEEMLRLV, encoded by the coding sequence AATATGCATTTCAGATGTTGGTACAATTGTATCAAGAGCGTCTATACTATTTTGCAAGAAAAATGGTTGTGACCCATGATGATGCAAACGATGTGCTGCAAGATAGCTTTTTGAAGGCTTGGAAAGCCATTGATCGCTATCGTGGGGATGCTTCGCTCTATACGTGGCTCTATCGTATTGTGATTAATGAGTCTATCTCTTTGATCGAGAAGCGTAAGAGAGAGGTGAAAATGTTCAACCAAGAATCCATCGATTATAGGGTTGCACACATAAAAACGGACCCTTATTTTAATGGTAGTGAGATTGAACGAAAATTGCATGAAGCTGTCTTGAAATTGCCTGAGAAGCAACAGATGGTTTTTAATATGAAATATTTTGACGAGCTAAAGTATGAACAGATATCTGAGATTCTAGAGACATCTGTAGGAGCATTAAAAGCATCCTATTTTCATGCAAAAAAGAAAGTTGAAGAAGAAATGTTAAGATTAGTTTGA